One window of Trichoderma breve strain T069 chromosome 3, whole genome shotgun sequence genomic DNA carries:
- a CDS encoding cytidylyltransferase-like domain-containing protein: protein MGGIAADVFASSPPRPTNLPTGTPTPPPEPMSEPYHGYSFPHNRLKRRLTHPNKTPLVLVSCGSFSPPTSLHMSMFSVAESYAERTGFELVGSYMSPCSDTYGKSSLVPAHHRINMCRLAIEQTNSNAMIDDWETLRRDEAGRPVYTRTADVLKRLDEQLNDVLGGIQTLDGTFVRARVMLLIGADLALTMSDPKVWAPADIDVLLGYYGAFIVERPALCATQDAIQPLKKYHGNIMVVPSFQNDVSSTKARAQIRNGEVAQDLPRSVYDYIKLHHLYGSAPPKDRHVDKNGKPDLEMVSPRLPVASHR from the exons ATGGGCGGCATCGCAGCAGACGTATTTGCGTCGTCTCCTCCACGACCGACGAATCTCCCGACTGGAACTCCGACTCCCCCTCCCGAGCCCATGTCAGAGCCGTATCACGGCTATTCTTTCCCCCACAACAGACTCAAGCGCCGCCTGACGCATCCCAACAAGACGCCGCTGGTCCTGGTGTCGTGCGGCAGCTTTTCGCCGCCCACTTCCTTGCACATGTCCATGTTTTCCGTCGCCGAGAGTTACGCGGAGCGCACCGGCTTCGAGCTGGTCGGCAGCTACATGAGCCCTTGCAGCGACACCTACGGCAAAAGTTCTCTGGTCCCTGCTCACCATCGCATTAACAT GTGCCGTTTAGCCATTGAGCAGACAAACAGCAACGCCATGATCGACGACTGGGAGACTCTGCGCCGCGACGAGGCCGGCCGCCCAGTTTACACACGCACTGCCGATGTCCTCAAGCGCCTGGACGAGCAGCTCAACGACGTGCTGGGCGGCATCCAGACCCTGGACGGCACATTTGTAAGAGCAAGGGTCATGCTGCTTATCGGGGCCGACTTGGCCCTCACCATGAGCGATCCCAAGGTGTGGGCGCCGGCCGATATTGACGTGCTCCTGGGCTACTATGGCGCCTTCATCGTTGAGCGGCCTGCTCTGTGTGCGACCCAGGACGCCATCCAGCCCTTGAAGAAGTATCACGGCAACATCATGGTCGTCCCGTCCTTTCAAAACGACGTCTCGTCGACCAAGGCCCGAGCCCAGATCCGGAACGGCGAGGTCGCACAGGATTTGCCGAGATCCGTCTACGACTACATcaagctgcatcatctgTACGGGAGCGCGCCCCCCAAGGACCGGCATGTGGACAAGAATGGGAAGCCAGACCTGGAAATGGTCTCGCCCCGTCTGCCCGTCGCATCGCACAGATGA